A genomic segment from Osmerus mordax isolate fOsmMor3 chromosome 5, fOsmMor3.pri, whole genome shotgun sequence encodes:
- the LOC136942923 gene encoding cation channel sperm-associated auxiliary subunit epsilon-like, with protein MNDEEFFTIADRVFLRYTENDFVEWLFPESCTLNNKSSPMAIMTCTTDGLKRVKPVVTGEEEDARFLYIKDSVFSFAWYAIMPIQRKSTGTFLKTVRMWIFAPEQAAASEIDNKALKPTTLSQYLTKQFFNLGQYPEIKLASKETIQGYFHKDGYWEAVVPGNKKYYSFYINAQPINFQHRFIISSQYTFYWLEEERPYSGQEVSLRLSPGSQITVLRGTCKSYRSILLSELGCYFSQDGFKSYEELKAEPGLVPVPPEGYFTVDESALLEDGILFLINGTLYWWDLHQRTLTSHPNLRLDSVKGIYQRTSCVNYYPLQGMELGTLLAWEDHRLLMGSEVFKGSKSRYFQPLLVLPPDTTILTACFGSQPVTLACLVINTSPNSPSHPSLLIYNLVDKAWKTSTFLTKFKEGEHPVGPFHMHFLSSAMDALLLWNDHTIIYSFRNDNDWGELLLANGSNVNVASGGKKIHQVILDQSWNMLVKMENNMLYYCKVGMPELVSLHAWRKPNTSNVIYMDQKDQFTPIVQTPDGKLHEQMYPLLMETKSSMHMTHHSCPFITFKNSMTALAYYMDKGDTIIIWAQIVYTEGQGVHVMLLNNNKHLLIISQRSHSQMALEVGTINMTITISQKVDYENVERYSDLIEQTSGVMTLELLPNQIGNTCTLLANRVSHFHVGCPPKRHIRVARPWGMTCEINTLRNYTIPRDVLRSHSKDFLGEDLMVEYDWEKFGCLLKLHYSTEFNPHLDLYDGNTFIKSVEANYIIWEIFGRNDYSFNTTMQQMNCLSEAQTWTSKLTEGKSLETAWGPENYRSCFTVVPEKLGDLDQPYEILNRSSGNYLTFSQVDSAIYVFRVKILDPNYSFCDLTAVFAVQTFGISRPKYEYLTVYVALIFAFLSLCILGYSYCRYVKIFRKVLAARKMKDE; from the exons ATGAACGATGAAGAATTTTTCACCATAGCAGATAGA GTATTCCTCAGGTATACTGAAAATGACTTTGTTGAGTGGTTGTTCCCTGAGAGCTGTACTTTGAACAACAAAAG CTCCCCAATGGCAATCATGACATGCACGACCGATGGTTTGAAAAGGGTAAAGCCAGTGGTGACT ggggaggaggaggacgccaGATTTCTCTACATCAAAGATTCCGTCTTCAGTTTTGCTTGGTATGCTATAATGCCTATACAAAG AAAATCAACAGGCACATTCCTCAAG ACAGTGAGAATGTGGATCTTTGCACCGGAGCAAGCAGCCGCATCTGAAATCGACAACAAAGCACTTAAACCTACAACG CTATCTCAATACTTGACCAAGCAGTTCTTCAACCTGGGCCAGTACCCAGAGATCAAACTGGCATCAAAGGAAACTATCCAGGGATATTTCCACAAGGATGg ATACTGGGAAGCGGTTGTCCCTGGCAACAAGAAATACTACAGCTTCTACATAAACGCTCAGCCAATTAACTTCCAGCATCGCTTCATCATATCTAGCCAGTATACCTTTTATTGGTTAGAAGAGGAGAGGCCCTACAGTGGACAAGAAGTGTCCTTACGGCTGTCCCCAGGCAGCCAAATAACTGTGTTGAGGGGCACTTGTAAGTCATATCGTAGCATTCTCCTGTCAGAACTTGGCTGCTACTTCTCGCAGGATGGCTTCAAAAGTTATGAGGAACTGAAGGCGGAGCCAGGTTTGGTGCCTGTGCCGCCCGAGGGCTACTTCACTGTGGACGAAAGTGCCCTGCTAGAGGACGGCATCCTCTTCCTTATAAACGGCACCCTCTACTGGTGGGACCTCCATCAGCGTACATTGACTTCACACCCCAACTTGCGCCTCGATTCCGTGAAAGGGATATACCAGAGGACCAGTTGTGTAAACTACTACCCCTTGCAG GGCATGGAACTGGGAACTTTGCTTGCATGGGAGGACCATAGGCTACTCATGGGCTCTGAAGTCTTCAAAGGAAGCAAGAGCAGATATTTTCAGCCATTGCTGGTGCTGCCTCCTGATACCACCATCCTGACAGCCTGCTTTGGTTCCCAGCCAGTCACGCTAGCCTGTCTGGTGATAAACACCTCCCCCAATTCCCCttcacacccctctctcctcatctacaACCTGGTGGACAAGGCCTGGAAGACCAG CACTTTCCTGACCAAATTCAAGGAGGGCGAACACCCTGTCGGACCTTTCCATATGCACTTCCTGAGCTCCGCTATGGACGCGCTGCTGCTGTGGAACGATCACACCATCATCTACAGCTTCAGGAACGACAACGACTGGGGCGAGTTACTCCTCGCCAACGGCAGCAACGTGAACGTGGCTTCTGGGGGGAAAAAGATACACCAGGTGATCCTGG ACCAGAGTTGGAACATGCTGGTGAAAATGGAGAACAACATGCTCTATTACTGTAAAGTGGGTATGCCTGAGCTGGTGTCTTTACACGCCTGGAGAAAGCCAAACACAAGCAATGTGATCTACATGGACCAGAAGGACCAGTTCACCCCAATTGTCCAGACACCAGATGGGAAACTGCACGAACAgat GTACCCATTACTTATGGAAACTAAGAGCTCTATGCACATGACGCACCACAGCTGCCCTTTCATCACCTTCAAGAACAGTATGACTGCACTGGCATACTACATGGACAAAGGAGACACAATTATAATTTGGGCCCAGATTGTCTATACAGAGGGACAAGGGGTTCATGTGATGTTGCTGAACAACAATAAGCATTTGTTGATCATCTCCCAGAGGTCCCACTCTCAAATGGCGCTAGAAGTCGGCACTATTAACATG ACTATCACGATCAGTCAGAAAGTGGACTACGAAAATGTCGAGAGATACTCGGATCTGAT TGAACAGACCAGTGGTGTTATGACCTTGGAGCTGCTTCCCAACCAGATTGGCAACACTTGTACCCTGCTCGCTAACCGG GTATCCCATTTTCACGTTGGCTGCCCACCAAAGAGACACATCCGTGTTGCAAG GCCTTGGGGCATGACTTGTGAGATTAACACCCTCAGAAACTACACCATTCCAAG AGATGTACTGAGGAGCCACTCTAAGGATTTTTTAGGAGAGGATTTG ATGGTGGAATACGACTGGGAGAAATTTGGATGTCTTCTCAAACTACACTACAGTACTGAATTTAATCCCCACTTAGACCT GTACGATGGGAATACTTTCATCAAGAGTGTAGAGGCCAACTACATTATCTGGGAGATCTTTGGACGGAATGACTATTCCTTCAATACGACCATGCAACAG ATGAATTGTCTGTCTGAGGCCCAGACCTGGACGTCCAAGCTGACTGAGGGCAAGAGTCTGGAGACAGCCTGGGGCCCTGAG AACTACCGGAGCTGTTTCACGGTGGTGCCTGAAAAGCTGGGAGACCTGGACCAGCCTTACGAGATACTGAACCGGAGTTCTGGGAACTACCTGACCTTCTCACAAGTGGACAGTGCCATCTATGTGTTCCGTGTGAAAATATTGGACCCCAATTACAG CTTCTGTGATCTGACTGCTGTGTTCGCTGTCCAGACCTTTGGCATTAGCCGTCC GAAGTATGAGTATCTCACTGTGTATGTGGCTTTGATTTtcgccttcctctctctctgcatactGGGCTACAGTTACTGTCGATATGTCAAAATCTTCCGTAAAGTCCTTGCTGCTAGAAAGATGAAAGACGAATAA